The DNA window TTCCACACGTCGTCATCGGCAGGGGCCTGCTCGTCGGGCCAGAAGTCGGACGGCCAGTCGGGCATCGTATAGTCGGCCTCCTGACAGTAGACGAGGATGTCCTGCTGTGCGCGGCGGATGTGCTCCACGAGCTCCCACACCGAATACGGCAGGGCCTCGGGCCGGTCGCCCCGGCGCCCCGACGGCATCTGGGCCACCGCGTCCTCGAAAGTGCAATGGGCCTGACGGGCAGTCAGCAGATTCAGTACGTGCTCGCGAAGAGTGGAATCGGACGGCATAGGCAAAGAGACAATCGGTACGACAAACGGGCAGAATCTATGACCCCAGCATACGAATCGACTGTGGACGAAACCGTTCTCTCATCCCCCTGCTCATTTCGCCACACCTCGTACTGACGCGTCCCTGCGCCTTCCTAGCCCCGAATGGGGGAAAGACCCGCGGCCCTCTTCCTTTCCGTACCGCCCCCGGCTCGGATCCCGACCAAAGAACGATTGGTTGGACGACGCTACTCCCCTCCTTCTGATTTCTTCTTTCCAGCGCAATGTACTGGTGGCGTCAATGGCTTTTGCTCGCACTCCTGGGCTGGCTCCTCCTTCTGGCCACCCGGTGCCACCTGCCCCGGCAGACCGTGACCCCGACCCCGGACAGCACGAGCACCGTCTACCTCGTTCGGCATGGCTGGCACGCCGGGATTGCGGTCCGCCGCACCGACGTGCCGGCCGGGGTCTGGCCAGTGCTCGACGCGTTTCCGACGGCTCGCTACCTAGAGGTGGGGTGGCGGGAAGCCCGCTACTATCCGGGCGACACCCGGGGCGTGTGGGGGGCCTTCCGCGCTGGGGCTTGGCCCACCGGCAGCGTGCTCCACGTCGTGCCCATCTCCGGCAGCGTGCAGGGCACCTTTCCGCAAAATACCATCGTCCGCATTCCGGTGGCCCCGCAGGAGCTGCGTGCCCTCGTGCAGTACGTTGCTGAATCGTTTTCGGTGAACAACCAGGGCAATGCCATCCCCGCAGCTTCGGGCTACTATGCCGGGAGTCGGTTCTATCAGTCGGAGTTGACCTACCACGTCTTCAACAACTGCAACCACTGGACCGCCGGGGCGCTGGAGGCCGCCGGCTGCGACACGGCCCCACGCTGGACACTGACAGTGGGACGGGTGATAGCACAAGCCGAGGCGTGCGGTACCCGTCTGCCGTCGGCACCGGAGCCGTAGCTCGATTCTACTTGTCGTCGTCCGTCGTCGGATCTCGAACATGCAACTCGTCGTCGAGCAGCGTCCCCCACGAGGCGTCGTAGGGGTGCACAGCCCGCACCGGCGAGCCGTCCCGAACAACGCGACGTCCCTCGTTGGCCCACCGAAAGATGGAGCCTTGCAGGTTCGCGACCTTGGTGAAGCCCTGCTCTTGGAGACGGGCCGCGATGCGCGCCGAGCGGTATCCTACAGAGCAGTAGACGACGATGGGAGTGTTCTG is part of the Salinibacter sp. 10B genome and encodes:
- a CDS encoding DinB family protein; the encoded protein is MPSDSTLREHVLNLLTARQAHCTFEDAVAQMPSGRRGDRPEALPYSVWELVEHIRRAQQDILVYCQEADYTMPDWPSDFWPDEQAPADDDVWNGALAQVKDDRAALCDLVKNESLDLYDTVPSHDEHTYLREMLLVADHNAYHVGQIVTVRRQLGLWPPSGDHE
- a CDS encoding DUF2459 domain-containing protein; protein product: MYWWRQWLLLALLGWLLLLATRCHLPRQTVTPTPDSTSTVYLVRHGWHAGIAVRRTDVPAGVWPVLDAFPTARYLEVGWREARYYPGDTRGVWGAFRAGAWPTGSVLHVVPISGSVQGTFPQNTIVRIPVAPQELRALVQYVAESFSVNNQGNAIPAASGYYAGSRFYQSELTYHVFNNCNHWTAGALEAAGCDTAPRWTLTVGRVIAQAEACGTRLPSAPEP